From Candidatus Methanoperedens sp., a single genomic window includes:
- a CDS encoding glycosyltransferase family 4 protein yields the protein MKIVFVSSLKITDVGGVLSHMKSLGEGLEKLGHTVDYITASSIPRPILVFGLYTPLIILKKFKTIKVIYQEISLIFMFLNIVILKQIFNRYDLICMTDYTVFIPNLVIKKIYKIPLISFIHSYMSHSIEIVGMQRDSLAGRFLIKEQQILLKHADLLIPVDSRIENNLISEWKINPDKIEKMINFVDIEEFKPRKSKQLFGLPNKKIVLCPRRVNDPKNGVIYAVKSMKYLNDDVLLVITGNKGEVVDNIKETMKKDGLEHRILFLPFIPHENMKYLYNEVEIVIIPSINYMGLEEATSISALEGMASGNIVIASNIGGLKEIIHDGMTGFLVPEKNPHKIAEIITQSLQSDTSEIVRNARKFVVKYCSNVKRAEELLNVCAKIK from the coding sequence ATGAAAATTGTATTTGTATCCTCTCTAAAGATAACGGATGTGGGGGGTGTACTTTCACATATGAAATCCTTAGGTGAAGGTTTGGAAAAATTAGGGCATACAGTAGATTATATTACTGCATCATCTATTCCAAGACCGATCCTGGTATTTGGTTTATATACACCCCTTATTATTCTCAAAAAGTTCAAAACTATTAAGGTAATATATCAAGAAATATCGTTGATCTTCATGTTTTTAAATATTGTTATACTCAAACAAATTTTTAATAGATATGATCTGATTTGTATGACTGATTATACTGTATTTATTCCAAATCTTGTGATAAAAAAAATATATAAAATTCCATTAATATCCTTTATTCACAGTTATATGAGCCATAGTATAGAAATTGTAGGAATGCAAAGAGATAGTTTAGCGGGGAGATTTTTAATCAAAGAACAACAGATTCTTTTAAAACATGCTGATTTACTAATCCCTGTTGATTCGAGGATTGAAAATAATTTAATTTCAGAATGGAAAATAAATCCAGATAAAATTGAAAAAATGATTAATTTCGTTGATATCGAAGAATTTAAACCAAGGAAATCCAAACAATTATTTGGATTGCCCAATAAAAAAATTGTTTTATGCCCAAGGAGAGTAAATGATCCGAAAAACGGAGTTATATATGCAGTAAAATCTATGAAATATCTAAATGATGATGTTCTCTTGGTGATTACAGGCAATAAGGGTGAAGTAGTCGATAATATTAAAGAAACTATGAAAAAAGATGGACTTGAGCATAGGATATTATTCCTGCCTTTTATACCTCATGAAAATATGAAATACCTATATAATGAAGTAGAAATTGTGATTATACCCTCTATTAATTATATGGGTCTTGAAGAGGCAACTTCAATATCTGCTCTCGAAGGAATGGCATCTGGAAATATTGTTATTGCTTCAAATATTGGTGGTTTAAAGGAGATTATCCATGATGGTATGACTGGTTTCCTAGTTCCAGAAAAAAATCCTCACAAAATTGCTGAAATAATCACTCAATCACTTCAATCCGATACAAGTGAAATTGTAAGGAATGCACGAAAATTTGTTGTTAAATATTGCTCCAATGTAAAGAGAGCGGAAGAACTATTGAATGTCTGTGCGAAAATAAAATGA
- a CDS encoding oligosaccharide flippase family protein produces the protein MIVLERLAKGAAYTLIASVLIKLMMLVQSIVVARLLGPSDLGIFSILGNLQTMASLMATFSIPVALTRYIAASKSNEETGHILSTSIVLIFVFSLFSSIIYYLSAGYFSKVYNEPILVSLIAISSLVVIFNAYADIGNYLLQGLHQITLLSKINVLKTSIAIALFVVSIYFYGLIGAVIASLLATIINIFIFIVYLRPHTTGISLNFNINNLKQYKTLINYSIPSFLAVIVISIASLYANTLLAINIGFEAVGFFRIASTLSSSLLFIPSAISVPLFPLISELDSIDKEKLSHTFSDVTKILILILLPLTVVMGLFSKIIIELLYGSTYNDAWFPTFIMTITTFVISIGLIQGVFLQGTAKVWGSFLLNILWAISFVILLNLFIEKGINGIAYAYLISYVFYVLTLIIYLQIKLRIKFMNWKKLFLHTSSIFSISYFIIQLLNGYTFIFASILLIIITIYAVFSQLNSKEKEIFISFLNNKKEIFKF, from the coding sequence GTGATTGTACTTGAACGTCTAGCCAAAGGCGCTGCTTATACACTTATAGCATCAGTTTTGATAAAATTAATGATGTTAGTTCAATCTATAGTCGTCGCTCGGCTGTTGGGGCCATCTGATTTAGGCATATTTTCGATATTAGGAAATTTACAGACAATGGCATCTTTGATGGCTACTTTTAGCATTCCAGTTGCTTTGACCAGATATATAGCGGCATCAAAATCAAATGAAGAAACAGGTCATATTTTATCAACTTCAATCGTTTTGATTTTCGTCTTCTCTTTGTTTTCATCAATAATATATTACCTTAGTGCAGGCTATTTTTCTAAAGTATATAACGAGCCAATTTTAGTAAGTTTAATAGCAATATCGTCTCTTGTTGTCATCTTTAATGCTTATGCAGATATTGGAAATTACTTACTTCAAGGGCTTCATCAGATAACTCTTTTATCGAAAATTAATGTACTCAAAACTTCAATAGCGATCGCATTATTTGTGGTTTCCATTTATTTTTACGGTCTCATAGGTGCTGTAATTGCATCTTTATTAGCAACGATCATAAATATATTTATATTCATTGTTTATTTACGACCCCATACTACAGGGATTTCATTAAATTTCAATATAAATAACCTAAAACAATATAAAACCTTAATTAATTACTCAATACCATCTTTTTTAGCAGTAATCGTTATTTCGATTGCTAGTTTGTACGCTAATACTCTTTTAGCAATCAACATAGGATTTGAAGCAGTGGGATTTTTCAGAATCGCGAGTACTCTTTCAAGTAGTCTATTATTTATACCATCTGCTATATCTGTTCCACTTTTTCCTCTTATTTCAGAACTTGATTCTATAGATAAAGAAAAATTATCCCATACATTCTCTGATGTAACCAAGATATTGATTTTAATATTACTTCCTTTGACGGTAGTGATGGGATTGTTCTCGAAAATCATTATAGAATTATTATATGGGTCAACATATAACGATGCTTGGTTTCCAACATTCATAATGACCATTACAACATTTGTAATATCTATCGGACTAATTCAGGGTGTCTTTCTACAGGGAACTGCTAAAGTTTGGGGGTCATTTTTGCTAAATATTCTTTGGGCGATTTCTTTCGTAATATTATTAAATTTGTTTATTGAAAAAGGCATTAATGGCATTGCTTATGCATATTTAATCTCTTATGTATTTTATGTTTTAACTTTGATAATATATCTTCAAATTAAATTAAGAATCAAATTTATGAATTGGAAAAAATTATTTCTTCATACGTCATCAATATTTAGTATATCATATTTTATTATTCAACTATTAAATGGTTATACTTTTATTTTTGCTTCGATATTATTAATTATTATCACAATTTATGCGGTTTTTTCACAGTTAAATTCAAAAGAAAAGGAGATATTTATCAGTTTTTTAAATAATAAAAAGGAGATTTTTAAGTTTTGA
- a CDS encoding class I SAM-dependent methyltransferase, with protein MKTNHTDIKKLSPLDARRIHDWDIDKLYDRKCPFCNFDGKNSFIRPDRLIIKYCNNCHSFFVSPAPNECQLNDCYSKYFETHSGGSNNFTSIEAKRILSLDPWEDLRIKEISSLIDLKGADVLDVGFGRGETLVRLKKLGANVYGVDLDQDAVHFAREYLNIKTVFRYRIEEIDNSKKYDLIILNDFIEHPLDPMSSIKTANNLLKEGGLLLIWTPNASFSLFENDPVLFRVDFEHMQYLSFNTCYYIAKEIGFDLIHIECLGYPYLVGIRTILTKQKNTLRRSVNNLYTLITSMKIVKKLNLVKQIIKPSPDPRCGKYHLFCILQKKRNQQNVVSDVEE; from the coding sequence ATGAAAACGAATCACACAGACATTAAAAAATTATCACCACTTGATGCTAGAAGAATCCACGATTGGGACATCGATAAATTGTATGATCGTAAATGTCCGTTTTGCAATTTCGATGGAAAAAATAGTTTCATTCGCCCAGACCGATTAATCATTAAGTATTGCAATAATTGCCACTCTTTTTTTGTATCGCCTGCACCCAATGAATGTCAACTGAATGATTGTTATTCTAAATATTTCGAAACACATTCAGGGGGTAGTAATAATTTTACTTCCATTGAAGCTAAACGAATTTTATCATTAGATCCATGGGAGGATTTGAGAATTAAAGAGATATCTTCATTAATTGATCTTAAAGGTGCTGATGTATTAGATGTTGGATTTGGGAGAGGTGAAACTTTAGTACGATTGAAAAAATTAGGAGCTAATGTGTATGGTGTTGATTTAGATCAAGATGCAGTGCACTTCGCGAGAGAATACCTTAATATAAAAACTGTTTTCAGATATCGAATTGAAGAAATAGATAATTCTAAAAAATATGATTTGATTATTCTTAATGACTTTATTGAACACCCACTGGATCCAATGTCATCCATCAAAACGGCTAATAATCTTTTAAAAGAAGGGGGTCTATTATTAATATGGACTCCAAATGCTTCTTTTTCACTATTCGAAAATGATCCCGTACTGTTCCGAGTGGATTTTGAACATATGCAATACCTTTCTTTTAATACCTGTTATTATATTGCAAAAGAAATTGGGTTTGATCTCATTCATATTGAATGTTTGGGGTATCCTTACTTAGTAGGAATTAGGACTATTCTGACCAAACAAAAAAATACTTTGAGGCGCTCAGTCAATAACCTTTATACATTAATAACTTCGATGAAAATTGTTAAAAAATTGAATTTAGTGAAACAAATTATCAAACCCTCTCCAGATCCTCGCTGTGGCAAATATCATCTGTTTTGCATATTGCAAAAGAAACGAAATCAACAGAATGTGGTGAGTGACGTTGAGGAATAA
- the wecB gene encoding UDP-N-acetylglucosamine 2-epimerase (non-hydrolyzing): MKIAIILGTRPEIIKMSPIIRECERRGLDYYILHTGQHYSFEMDRVFFEELNLPSARYNLDVGSGTHGRQTATMLSGIEEILMRDVPDVVLVQGDTNTVLACALAASKLHILVGHVEAGLRSFDRRMPEEINRVITDHISDYLFAPTETSRRYLLDEGIPDERIFVTGNTIVDAVYQNLEIAKAKVEIQERLGLVEGEYFLATVHRAENVDDRVRLAGILDGFRRVYEEFGMHVVFPAHPRTVKMISEFGFDVPSGTLMIEPLGYLEFLQLESSAKLVLSDSGGLQEEACVLGVGCVTLRDNTERPETVEVGANVLVGCDSGRIVEGVRRMMGKDGNWVNPYGDGKASEEIVEIFSQLKKS; this comes from the coding sequence ATGAAGATCGCAATCATTCTCGGCACCCGCCCTGAGATTATAAAAATGAGCCCCATTATCCGTGAGTGTGAGCGGCGTGGTCTTGATTATTATATCCTGCACACAGGACAGCATTATTCTTTCGAGATGGACCGTGTGTTCTTTGAAGAACTCAACCTCCCGTCTGCACGCTACAATCTGGATGTTGGCTCAGGCACCCACGGTCGGCAGACTGCTACCATGCTTTCCGGCATTGAGGAGATCCTGATGCGGGATGTGCCTGATGTGGTTCTAGTGCAGGGTGATACCAATACCGTGCTTGCATGTGCTCTTGCAGCATCCAAACTTCACATTCTGGTGGGGCATGTGGAAGCAGGGCTTCGCAGTTTTGACCGCCGGATGCCTGAGGAGATAAACAGGGTAATTACCGATCATATCTCTGATTATCTTTTTGCGCCTACTGAGACGTCAAGGCGGTACCTTCTGGATGAGGGCATCCCTGATGAGCGTATTTTTGTCACAGGCAATACCATTGTGGATGCGGTGTACCAGAACCTTGAGATAGCAAAGGCAAAGGTGGAAATTCAGGAAAGGCTTGGTCTTGTTGAGGGCGAGTATTTCCTTGCCACTGTACACCGTGCCGAAAATGTGGATGACAGGGTGCGGCTTGCAGGGATTCTTGATGGTTTCAGACGTGTGTATGAGGAGTTCGGGATGCATGTCGTGTTTCCCGCACACCCGCGTACTGTAAAGATGATATCGGAGTTTGGATTTGATGTGCCCTCTGGTACGCTGATGATTGAACCTCTGGGGTATCTTGAGTTCTTGCAGCTTGAGAGCAGTGCGAAGCTTGTTTTATCCGATAGCGGGGGTTTGCAGGAAGAGGCATGTGTTCTGGGTGTTGGGTGTGTGACGTTGCGGGATAATACTGAGCGGCCTGAGACTGTGGAGGTGGGTGCGAATGTACTGGTGGGGTGTGATAGTGGGAGGATTGTTGAAGGTGTACGGAGGATGATGGGGAAAGATGGGAATTGGGTGAATCCGTATGGGGATGGGAAGGCGAGTGAAGAAATCGTGGAAATATTTTCGCAACTTAAGAAAAGTTAA
- the wecB gene encoding UDP-N-acetylglucosamine 2-epimerase (non-hydrolyzing), protein MKLISIVGARPQFIKCAPLSRELRKEHEEILVHTGQHYDHEMSDIFFEELNIPKPDYNLGIGSGSHGEQTGKILIEIEKVLMKEKPDLVIVYGDTNSTLAGALAAAKLHIKVAHVEAGLRSFDRSMPEEINRVLTDHTSDLLFCPTQTAVDNLANEGITAGVHLVGDVMVDALEYNLKIAEKKSGIIEELALEKGKYLVITVHRPGNTDSRENMTNIIGALREAGRVVVFPVHPRTEKYLREYGLLMPENVKLIKPLGYLDMLRLMANAGKILTDSGGIQKEAYVLGVPCITLRENTEWVETLEGGWNVLVGAEKRKILEGVRSLSPRGGQRKVFGGKGASKRILQLAQSMNFQKRY, encoded by the coding sequence ATGAAGCTCATCTCTATCGTTGGCGCCCGCCCCCAGTTCATCAAGTGCGCGCCGCTGTCCCGCGAACTGCGAAAGGAGCATGAGGAGATACTGGTGCATACGGGGCAACACTATGATCATGAGATGTCGGATATATTTTTTGAGGAGCTAAATATCCCGAAACCTGATTACAATCTGGGCATCGGCTCAGGCAGCCACGGTGAGCAGACTGGAAAAATTCTCATCGAGATAGAAAAGGTGCTCATGAAAGAGAAGCCGGATCTGGTCATAGTCTACGGCGACACCAACTCCACCCTTGCAGGCGCGCTGGCTGCGGCGAAGCTCCATATAAAGGTGGCGCATGTGGAGGCGGGATTGCGCAGTTTTGACAGGAGCATGCCCGAGGAGATCAACAGGGTACTGACAGACCATACATCTGACCTGTTGTTTTGCCCTACGCAGACTGCGGTGGATAATCTGGCAAATGAAGGTATTACAGCAGGCGTGCATCTGGTGGGGGATGTGATGGTGGATGCGCTTGAGTATAATCTGAAGATAGCTGAGAAGAAATCCGGGATAATCGAGGAGCTTGCGCTTGAGAAGGGTAAGTATCTTGTGATCACAGTACACCGTCCGGGTAATACAGACAGCAGGGAGAACATGACGAATATCATCGGGGCGCTGCGTGAGGCAGGGAGGGTTGTGGTGTTCCCTGTGCATCCCAGGACTGAGAAATACCTGAGGGAATATGGGCTGCTGATGCCTGAGAATGTGAAGCTGATCAAGCCTCTGGGATATCTGGATATGCTGAGGCTGATGGCAAATGCCGGGAAGATACTGACCGATTCAGGGGGGATCCAGAAGGAGGCGTATGTGCTCGGAGTGCCATGCATCACGCTGCGGGAGAATACTGAATGGGTGGAGACGCTGGAGGGAGGGTGGAATGTGCTGGTGGGGGCGGAGAAGAGGAAAATATTAGAGGGGGTGCGCAGTTTGTCTCCAAGGGGTGGACAGAGGAAGGTTTTTGGCGGCAAGGGCGCAAGCAAAAGGATTCTCCAATTGGCACAATCTATGAATTTTCAAAAAAGATATTAA
- a CDS encoding CopG family antitoxin produces the protein MTKKTPDFKSLEEAADYWDSHSFAEYIEDTEPVEIEVHLAKRRIMLEIDSDLSAKLNKIAQKKKKSYDKLIGSWIREKINQEASN, from the coding sequence ATGACAAAAAAAACACCAGATTTCAAATCGCTGGAAGAAGCGGCTGACTACTGGGATAGCCACAGTTTCGCAGAGTATATAGAAGACACAGAGCCGGTTGAAATCGAAGTTCATCTTGCTAAACGCAGGATAATGCTGGAGATAGATAGCGATCTTTCTGCAAAGCTTAATAAAATAGCCCAGAAGAAAAAAAAGAGCTATGATAAGCTGATCGGCTCATGGATACGTGAAAAAATAAACCAAGAAGCATCTAATTGA
- a CDS encoding CopG family antitoxin, which translates to MPKKVKKIPEEFKTYEEAAEFWDTHNSADYLDEFEDVEIKVDIQKRHYLIELDSRTAELLQELARKKGVSVNYLANELLHGQLAEAE; encoded by the coding sequence ATGCCAAAAAAAGTTAAGAAAATACCGGAAGAGTTTAAAACATACGAAGAAGCTGCCGAGTTCTGGGATACCCATAACAGCGCAGACTACCTGGATGAATTTGAAGATGTGGAAATTAAGGTCGACATTCAGAAAAGACATTATCTAATAGAATTGGATTCCAGAACAGCAGAATTGCTTCAGGAATTGGCGAGGAAAAAAGGGGTTTCTGTCAATTATCTTGCAAACGAGTTGCTTCATGGTCAACTTGCAGAAGCGGAATAA